From the genome of Phoenix dactylifera cultivar Barhee BC4 chromosome 5, palm_55x_up_171113_PBpolish2nd_filt_p, whole genome shotgun sequence:
GTTTGGTATCTTTGTCGTAGCAGGGTTATTCAAACAGATGcagttgttttctgattttatcaGGTGTATCCGTATTTATATTATTGGACTCACCCATCctagcaataataataataataataataataataataataataatataccaTCAGTCactcctattttttttttttttttttggtaaactcTTATTTTCCTTTCACGTGTATTCCATATACTCGCATGCTCCTACCTGCCATCGCAAGACCTCTGTTCCTCTGCGCGCTCtgtatttttttatattctcTTTCCTCTCTAACACTCGCTCCTGTTCTACGATGCTGGCGTCCGCAATCCTCCCGCAACTCCGTTTTGATATTTTAGCGCTGGAGACCATGGAAAAAACTCCGAGATTCCTCCCTCCTGGATAGTCCAAGAATTGGACTTTCTTGGCAAGCGCTTCTGAAGGGGAAGGAGACAAAAGAAGGCAGTTCCATTGACGTCTCCACATCCTACCTCCCTCTTGCGGGCCCCATCCCAACCCCTGCCCGGTCAACCCATCTGACGCCGCCGGCGTGCCGCCCGGGACCCAccaaaacccaaaaccttcAACCCTCACCACTAATTTAATCCCCACTGGTACATTAATTAATTCCCCTACGGATCGGGGCGAGGCGTGTCTCCGAGAGCATGTATCCTCGTATTTCGCTCATGTATTCTCGTCCCTCTAATCGACTGAGATGGGGAGGACGGGCTGAAACGGAGTTCCGCAGGGGGCAGAGCAGGGCAGAGCCGAGCGGCGACTGAACTCAATTGACCTGCAGGCTTACCCCAGTTACCGGAAGCGGGATGGAAGTGGAACAGCATGGCTGCATGATGGGAACGGCTTTATTTGGGAGTTCCGGGAAACGGATTCTTCCCAAAAACTGGCGCCTTTTTTTTCGATTTAATGCGCGAATTCCGTTTTTCCTTTTCGTCGAACTCcggggagttttttttttttttacatgggGGTGCGACAAAGTCTCGTGCCCTTTGACTCCGTGACGGTGACGTCGCCGCAGATAGCCGATCTCGGCCGTAGGATGGAATCGGGTACGGTGACACGTGCCTTGGAGATGCCGGTGTGATTGGTTGGGCCCCGGACTCCCGCTCCTCCTCGGTCCGATCGACCAACGTGAAATGACCATAATGTCCTTTCCCTTAACTGCGGTGGGCCTAAATTCGTTGAAGGGGAGCCGAACAACGTTGACTCGTTTCGCCCGGCTCGTGCCACGTCATCGCTCGCCGCGCCATGTCGGTGCTGTTCCGAAGGCGTGAACTGGAGCGCGGAAAAAACCCGGCAGCGGAGAGCGAAGCTCCCACTCGTTTCCTTCTGCCATTTTTTCCgaagtaattaaaaaattagtATAAAATTGGAATAGATAATAAATAATAGGTAAGAAAAGGCCAATAAAGACCTCGGCGGCTGGAGGGGGGCTTCTTCtccgaaggaagagagagagagagagagagagagagagagggatttcAAATGTGATGGGAAGCGGCGCCTCCCGTCTCCTCCGCGTGCCGTGCCTGCGGCCCGCCACCACCGGCGCCGGCGAGGAGCGCCCGCCGGATTTCGACGGGGGGGCTCTGGACGAGGCCCTCGGCCACTCCTTCTGCTACGTCCGCTCCGCCAGCCCCGCCCACTCCCGCTCCTCTTCCGTCTCTTCTTCTGCCGCCGCCGAGACCGCCTTCAAGTCCATCTCCGGTGCCTCCGTCTCCGCCAACTCCTCCGCCCCGCTCCCCGTCTACGACGCCCCCACCGCCGCCGTCCGGTCACAGGCTGCTGGCTTCCGGAGCTCCGCCTCCTTCTCCGCTATCCCCCTCCAGCTCtcctgcggcggcggcggcggcggggggcTGGCGTCGGGGCCGCTCGATCGGGGGTTTTTCCTCTCCGGGCCGATCGAGCGGCGGGCGCTCTCCGGCCCGCTCGACGCTGTCCCCTTCTCCGGCCCGcttgtgaagaagaagagccggGGCATATCGAGGAGGCTCCGGAAGCCGTCCCTCTTCCGACGGAGCTTCTCGGAGAAGAACCGCCCCTGGGTGGTCCCTCTCCGGCGATGCGACCCCGAGGACGCCCCCCCTCCCGCCGGCGGGAATGTCCAGTGGGCCCACGGGAAGGCCGGGGAGGACCGGGTCCACGTCGTCGTGTCGGAGGAACACCGGTGGGTCTTCGTCGGGATCTACGACGGGTTCAATGGTCCGGAAGCCCCTGAATTCCTTGTGGGCAACCTCTACCGCTCGGTTTTCGACGAGCTCCGGGGCCTATTCTGGGAGGAAGTGGAAGAGGAGGCAGTCTCGGAAGAGGGGACGGACAAGAAGGTCACCTTTCAGGAGGATTCAAAAGCCGGGAGGCGCCTTTGGGAATTCCTGGCAGAAGGGGATGGTGATGGAGAATTGGACTTCTCCGGTTCGGGACGGTTCGCATTCTCTCTGTCCAAGCTGAGGGATGGATTTGGGAGCTGGCGGAAGGAGGGCAGGAGGTTCCGGTTTCCGAGGTGGGGGTATGAATCGGAGGAGAAGGCGAAAGAGACCCAAGAAGTTACCGAGAGGAGTAGCCGCAGGCGGAGGAAGGCGGGGCCTGTTGCTGATCATGAATTGGTGCTGGGGGCTCTTTCACGGGCATTGGAAGTTACCGAGCTCGCGTACTTTGAGATGACAGATAGGGCCATGGACTGCAACCCTGAGCTGGCACTGATGGGCTCCTGCTTGCTGGCGGTGCTCATGAGAGATGATGATGTGTATGTAATGAATGTGGGAGATAGCCGTGCAATTGTGGCGCAGTATAGACCTCGAGGAACAACCGAGAGAAGGAGGAATCAGGGCAATGCCGATGAACAGGACACAGGAGTTGGAGGGAATGAGGTGGGTCTGGAGATTGAGACACTGGATCGAGAAGCAACAGAATTAGTGGCATTGCAGCTTTCGACTGACCACGCCACCAGCAATGAGGAAGTAAGTTCGGATAAGAGAACATGCATTTAGTGAATTGTTGTTTTACATATCCCTTTTTCCTTATTATgcttcagagagagagagagagagagagagagagagagagagagagagagagagagagaaattgtTATCcattaatgaagaaaaaagaataatgatTTGTTCCTTCATACTAAGCAAACTAAAAATCTGTTCATAAGGCTGGATACATCTATGTGCTCCAACTATGTTAGGACATATGTAAGAGTAGGTTTTTTGAAAACTCCTATCTAGTATGTAGTATCCAAGAAATACTTCATGACTTGCAATATTGTTCATGGCTGTGCTATGTGAACTTCCCATATATGTGAATGTTAGCTTTCACTTATGTAGAATGAGCATAGCGAGTTCATGAATACACACAGCTCTTGTATAAAATGAAAATACCGGTTCATAAATGTTTGTAGCTGTTGTTGACATTTGCATGtgcatgctctctctctctctctctctctctctctctctctctctctctctctctctgtgtgtgtgtgtgtgtgtgtgtgtgtgtggcagTTTTTCTTGGTACAGCATATTCTCTTTTGGTTTCATGAAGTTTGGCTTCTGCAGGAAGTCCTCAGGATAAAGAAAGAACATCCAGATGACCATCAATGCATTGTCAATGATAGAGTAAAGGGACGTCTTAAGGTCACGCGAGCATTTGGGGCTGGATATCTCAAAAAGGTAAATGCACTCTCATAAAATTTCCTTCTATATGTTTCTAAAATGGATGATCCAATCTCCTAAAGCTTAGATGGTCGAATTTTATAATTTCACAGACTAAGAATTGTCCAATCCATTTGGAGACAGTGTTCAGATAAAggcttcttctccctttttctATATGTTTTATCTGCTATCATTATTTTCAATACCAGATAAATCGGATAAACCTTTACTGTTGACATTGTAGTCTGTAACACAAACTAATTTATGAAATGGGGCATTTTTGTGAGTTGTTGTTTTGTTAAATAGCTTTGttatgaaaaaaattatgaatatgTTGCACCTTTTCTCAATGTGCATTTGGTTGCAGCCTAAGTGGAATGATGGATTACTAGAGATGTTTCGGAATGAGTTCATTGGAATAGCGCCATACATAACTTGTACACCTTCACTTTGTCACCATAAACTGGGATCAGATGATCAATTTTTAGTCCTTTCTTCTGATGGCCTGTATCAGTATCTAAGCAATGAGGAAGTGGTTTTACATGTTGAAAATTTCATGGAGAGGTTCCCAGATGGAGACCCtgcacaaagtttaattgagGAACTTCTTTTTCGTGCTGCCAAGAAAGCTGGTAAGATTTGTTTCTGAACTTTTCATCTGTTTACAAATGTATGTTACTTTTAACGTTTAGACAATTCTGTCAATAATCGCTGGTGCAGTATTTTGGGTAGAAAATCTGGGTTTAGTCCATGATCTGGTACTTGACTGATTTTTAATACTTAATCCAACGGTCTTTTTTTGAGGGAATACTTAATCTGTCATATCAGTTTATTAGACGTGTATATCTGCTCTTGCTTGAACATAAATAACAACCTTTATCTTATCTATTTGAGGCAGGCATTATGGTTATTGCCTCACCATCACTTCTTATTCAAATTAATGGTGTCCTCAACTTTTTCAACAATTCTTACATCTAAGACTGTTATTGTGTCCTGTGATTTCAATCTGATAACCTCAATTCAAGGACCTGCCCTCATTCATTATATATAAACTGCAACTTTTATTTCTGAAGCCACTCCCTGATCTAAAACAAACCACTAATATAGTGGTTTAGAATGTAACCCTGAATATGCTGCTGCATCTTTAGTGCCAAAATGATTGCTTACATCTAATGTAAAATTGGCTAACAACTAGATACTAAAGGAATTAGATTCATGTCTTAAATCTTGCTTGTTGAATGAGTTTAAACTTTCTAGTGATTGGGTTAGCTTTGGTGGCAGTGTTATGCAAGATTGATGGTTAGCTGGGGGACTATGTGTGAGATTGGTATTGAGCCAGTATGCTAATTGTGTCAGACAATAAGTACTAACCTGATTTGCTGTGTATCAACCAAGGGTTGAAATCTCATGCGTATCACCACCACACTAGCCATGAGCCAGTCGTATGGGGCTGGTACGCACAGGTTTCAGCCAAACCAGACCTATATCGTGTCTCATCAGAGCATATTAGCTCCATAGTGCTTAatatacttttttctttctttttttccttgctCATTTGCATTGAGGCATATTGAGGTGTATGGCTCCCATACTATCTATATCAAGGATGATACCATATGAAACCTACTATCTATCTTCATTGACTTGTGCCATATTGTATTGCAGTGAGATGCTCAGATACAATATGATATATTAATCATCATGTGTACAATtgtaaattgaaaaaaaaaacatatgtgAAATTAAATATATCATTTAGATGAGTTCAGTTTCTTGTTCTTTCCCTAGCTTCCCCAGTctgtcttccttttttttttttaactacttGCTATTAGTTGTTTGATCTAATTTTACAAATGCATTTTAACTTGTCTGCTAACCTTCTTTAGATAGTGAATTGCATGTGTTTTGGTTATGATTCTGGTGCTCAACAAGCACCTTTAAAATGATTAAGTATGATGTATTCGTTTCTAGTACATGTTTTAATGTCCAGACTGTAACGCAATTCAAAATAGCCTAGACTCAGAATGTGAAGAacagggggaaaaaaaagaggtgAAACTAAACATATCCTAGCTAATTGCTGCTAGgtatttatatttgcttatgTTTTACAGGCTTGTGTTTTTCTCCATGCTGTCATATTCTATATGTTGGCATGGCATATAGGTAGTTCTTGAAAAGGCACAAGCATGATACATGCTTTTCTCATTCTTGGTTATACATGAATGTAGAATGGGGCTTTGGTATTGTTGTGaaaatgaatgatttaaaaGAACTGGAATCGCACatatgcacacacacacacatacacttaATTCAAATAAATTGTCATGACTCATGAAACATGATAGACCCATGAAATATTAGGTTTTACACTAATAGAATGTACTGGATCCAGGAGCATGTGATTATGATCTGATCTGAGGCATGGACAAAATGAAGATTGAATGGATGAACAGATTAACATGAAGATAACAATCGTGCATGAATGTACATGTTTTTGAATATTTAGAGCCTGAGATCagataaagagagagaggatataTTGGTGCATGTTTTAATTGATGATGCTTTGAAGCACATGGATGGACAATTAACTGGTGGAAATAACTGGTAGGACACTTAATTGTTCTTTTAGTGTTGGAGGGACTTTGGGTTTTGTGATCTTATTAAGACTGTATAGTTGACTGGATGTGCGGAATGGTTGTGATTTTATTAAGAGATAAAAGAGGGAATTGGTTGAAGATCAATTAGATATCTAAGCAAGAAGTGCAATTATATATGAAAACATTGTGTTACTTGTCTTGCCCTCTTGAACTGCAAGCAGTCATATCTATGCATAGTTTGTTACAGATGACAAATGCAAGAAAAGAGTAGCGCAGCTGATTTTGGAATTTAGGGTTAAATACCGGTCAGGGTATTTGATAGCCTCTTGGTCATTCTAAGGGTTTAATGGGTTTTATAATAACAACCAGTCACTTGTTGCTGGAATTCCTAATCCAACCTGAATTTAGCTTTAGATAAACTACGAAGAAAAGCAAGTAGGATTATGGATCTGGAGTTTGAGATATGATTTGTTGTAAGTTTATGACTTAGGTTTATTGGAATCTTTTTGcatatttgaaattattttaaattgaaTTATTTGATTATGCAAATAGAGATGTCAAGATCTGGAGCAAGTGCTTGATGTTGCTAGAGGGATGAAGATGAAGAACCATAAGGAATCGAATACCTGATCAGCAAGGAGTAGAAGTTGATAAACTTTTCAGAGTTATTGCCACCAAAATTCAGTCATCACTACCAAAATGAACATTTTCAGATTCGTGAACTTCATGCATGAATTTATCACCAGGAAAGGAGATCAGAAACTATCATATTTGTTCTGCATAAGAGGACTGCCCACCATAGAGGCATATAGCAGCCACTATAAACGAAAAAATACAAAAGGAACCCCTTAATGCTAAGTTAAAAATTAAGGGTAAATCGTTGTTTGCATAAGAAACAGAAGAATATAAAATGATGAACTTGTCTCAAGAGAGACATCAGAGTTAACTGAGAAAGAAGTAAATAGAAATGAGGAACATGGAAATTTGGGATTCCAGTAGggttatatgtgtatatatcaaTAACATCCTAAATCTCTAGGCTCTTGGGTTTTTCTGCCCACCTCATAATTGAAATAAAAGATCGAGACAATAATCCTACAAAGATAGGACTTCAAAACAAAACTTAAAATTCagttaaaaaatttcaaaaaaaattccaaatatAATGAAATCCTTATATTCTTTGTTGTTTTAAGGATGTTTAGAATCAACTGTAATCCTTTGATAAATCCTAGCTAAGTGATATTGTTTTAGGAACACGTTTTCGTACAGCACAGTGTATAGAATGAGCAAGTAACCAGTGTCTATTACTTGGACCACTTTATTAGTGAGTCTACATCAACAATATAACCAGCTTAGCAATTAGGACTGTTGATAATCAGGGCAACAGATCACCTTGATAGTTTGATGTGATTATATACCAAAACTATTATAGTTATTACAGCAAAGTGTATTATATTTGAATTCATAATCtcatcaaaatatattatgtttcAAGCCCTAGATTGGGAATTTTATGACTGTGAATAATAACAACTAAGTTCTGGGCAAATGCAGTTTCTCAGGCAATCAGGCCAGTTTATGTGGTTACAAGAACATGGTTAAGAATAAAGACGTCTTCTTTTAGCACATCTGCAATGATTTCATGAAGCATTAAAAATGCCTTAATTGTAAATTCGACATTGCACACATTAATATCTGCCTATGAATATGTTGTAACAtgtaatacacacacacacacacacacccgtGCATATATATGAATGCACTTACTTGGCTCTGCAGAGAAACCCTTGTTATCTGAAGAACTATTTTGTTCTCTCCATATATTGCATCAATGGCACCATAGTTCTGCAATCTGCTCAACTTTCCATGAATGTAACCTGGGAAGGAACAGCTCAATCTACATCAAAATGTTAAAGCGGTTCCAGTCTTTTAACAGCTTCCTTACGTACAAATGTGTGACTAACCATTTTACCATCTGGGTGCCTGATGCACCCAGGATGGGATGGAAATATTATCTGAAGTACTTTCTACAAGCTGGTTTCTAATTTCCCTGGATTTTAGTTTTGAGGGTTAACCATCCCTAGCACATGGGTTGCATATTTCTGCACATTGTGCTCAATAATAATCCGGGAATACAAGAATATGGATTTGCTAAGGATATGTCCCATGCAACCCGCTTCGAAGATATGTCTTCCCAAGCTCAAGGTTACTGCAAAGTAGATTTTGTATCTGACAGCCGCCTTGAATCAACCTGTTCTGTTCATCTGGAATTTGAAATCCTCCAAAGTCTTGGTGACCTCTCTTGTCCCTGTGCGTGCTTCACCTTCATATTTGTTCCACTCCTACTTCATACTAGGAAATGTTAGATTAAGtggatgattctccttcattcTTGCTTGATCTTGGAATAAAAAGTCATTCCTAACCAATCACTCATCagttttgaatccattttatcaGGAAGCATTTCAAGCAATACATTTGGCAAAAACAATCTGTCCACGGTGCATAGATTCTGTCTTGAAAATTTAACCTAGTGATGGATCCATTGATAGTGGCGAGTCCACTCATATGCATTCAACAATCTAAGGAGATTATTGTACTTAGGATGACCTTATTATCTATCACCAGCATTATCATGAATAAAGCATATTGTACCGGAAATTGGTCAATCATCCCAAGCAATCATCGTTTTGTTTAGTtgacaaatatttcaaatgttcCTCCCATGGACTCTTAAGGCCCTTGAGCAATCGAGCCAGTCTCTCCTGTCATCTGATTTTCATAGGAGAAAACCTTACATCTTTGCGCTGTTTACTAATGACAGAGGTTGCTTCTTGCCTTGAAGTTAGATGCTTTAGTGTCAGTTCCCTGCTGTATTTATCTAATGACTCTCAATTGCAGGTATGGACTTTTATGAACTCTTGGACATACCACAAGGAGACCGCCGAAAGTACCATGATGATGTAACAGTTATGGTCGTATCTCTTGAAGGAAGAATATGGAAATCATCAGGAAAATGTGTGACAAGCTAAGAACCAGATGGACTTTGTTGTCTATGCTATGCAACTTGCCATCAGCATATTGCCAATTCATATCTCGAAATTGTAAAAAGGCCAAGGGTTCCTTCTGATCATTAAGTTGTGATCTGTGACAGAGCCATTTTCCTATGGTTCTGGAAATCACCATGAAAGCTTCAACGGACAAATCGAATACAGGTAAAGTGGAATGGCTTTTGGATTCATGCTGGTTGATTTTGCCAATCAATCTGAAAGGGGAATTGGTCTGGGGTGGTAGAAGATGAACATACCTAGGGAGAGTGCACAAGTTTATTCTCGTTTTTTGGGAATGCCGAGCGGCGACTTTCCTTGTGCTGCGATGCTTTTCCCCCTTTTATTTCAGGTTTTTATAGGGGTAAATGGTTTTTCAGTGGGAAATATTTTTACAGATGTACAACATTACCTTTTGTTACATGTGACGCCCTCTATATCTGTTGGACATGTTCCATCAAAAGCTAATCTACAAAGACAAAATTCTTTT
Proteins encoded in this window:
- the LOC103704739 gene encoding probable protein phosphatase 2C 26; this encodes MGSGASRLLRVPCLRPATTGAGEERPPDFDGGALDEALGHSFCYVRSASPAHSRSSSVSSSAAAETAFKSISGASVSANSSAPLPVYDAPTAAVRSQAAGFRSSASFSAIPLQLSCGGGGGGGLASGPLDRGFFLSGPIERRALSGPLDAVPFSGPLVKKKSRGISRRLRKPSLFRRSFSEKNRPWVVPLRRCDPEDAPPPAGGNVQWAHGKAGEDRVHVVVSEEHRWVFVGIYDGFNGPEAPEFLVGNLYRSVFDELRGLFWEEVEEEAVSEEGTDKKVTFQEDSKAGRRLWEFLAEGDGDGELDFSGSGRFAFSLSKLRDGFGSWRKEGRRFRFPRWGYESEEKAKETQEVTERSSRRRRKAGPVADHELVLGALSRALEVTELAYFEMTDRAMDCNPELALMGSCLLAVLMRDDDVYVMNVGDSRAIVAQYRPRGTTERRRNQGNADEQDTGVGGNEVGLEIETLDREATELVALQLSTDHATSNEEEVLRIKKEHPDDHQCIVNDRVKGRLKVTRAFGAGYLKKPKWNDGLLEMFRNEFIGIAPYITCTPSLCHHKLGSDDQFLVLSSDGLYQYLSNEEVVLHVENFMERFPDGDPAQSLIEELLFRAAKKAGMDFYELLDIPQGDRRKYHDDVTVMVVSLEGRIWKSSGKCVTS